Within the Onychostoma macrolepis isolate SWU-2019 chromosome 14, ASM1243209v1, whole genome shotgun sequence genome, the region GATACTGGTTCAGTGGTTCGCCGCTGGGGGGCGATGTCAGTGAATTCATGGGTTCGTTGAGTTCATCGATCCAAACAGCAAATGATTCGCTAAGTTTTCGAAGCATCACGAAGCAGTGCTTCAAAAGAGCTCATCACTAGTGAACGGCATGTTTGGGATCCgatagtgtttattttaatcagACGGTATAAAAGCGATGTGGCAGcggtgggattcgaacccacgcCCCCGAAGAGACTGGAGCCTTAATCCAGCGCCTTAGACCGCTCGGCCACGCTACCGCTGCTGCGCCACGCATCATGACGCCTCTCAAACTCAAACTAGTACACTTCACACGATCgagaacacacacaaatctgtgCAAGACATAAATTAACTTTAGAACACGCTAATTTATATCTTCTGGATGTATTTCAGGGTTACACTCGCTGTACTTCAGATATAAACCATCAGTTTTCTGACATTCAAGACTTTACTAGAACACTTTCGTGTAACACCGGGAGCGTTGTGCAGTGACTagttacagtaataatattgctttttccagtaactagtagtgtaactaattactaataagatttcagtaataacaTTACAGTTACcgtccataaaacagcttactTAGTAACTTTCGATGCCTCTCAACCTACTGACTCGAAGTCTAACAATCCaataagatttattttcataggCACATGAATTACCAGAGCAGCAGgcatatgaaatatgaaaaagcttacattcagtgGATGGAAATTACTAGAATTAAACATCTTTTTAGAAAACGAAACATTATGAACTTGTGTGATTTCTTTTGATGAAACATAACTGTATATGGGTAACAAATTATAGCTAGCTTCAAGCTCCACAATGAGAATAACACAACACTTCTGCTATCAGTCACCGCTGTGTTTATAATAACTGCTGACTGAGATCTAGTGTGGTTTTTGGTGAAATGAGGCAGAAATGTTTTTAGTAACATTTCAGAAGAATTGTTTTGGGTAAGTCACGCAATTACagcttctgtggggcgtgaagaaaaagtaatgcaacTAGTAGTGCatctaattactgttgccagaaagtaataagtatcataatattacttttgaaaggagtaacttgTAATGAATAGTTAAATACATCGAGTAACTAGCCTGACACTGGCTACTGGTAAAAGTTAAAGTGACAGTTCACcgaaaatgaacattctgtagTTTATTAACTCAAGTTGTTCTGATTGACTTCCATAGAATCAATAAAATCatatggctaccatcaactgttcaTTCCCAAAATTCATCAGAATATCTTGTTtgacaggtttggaacaacatgacactgaataaaaactatacctTTAAGTATTTCACCAGTAGTTATAAGCAAACCAGGAACTAGTCAGTATTCCAGTAGCAGCCAAATAATTACTACCACAAACCATAAAAACTACTAGTACACTTTGAAAATGTGGAagttaaaacaactgtttaatgtttttagttgCGGCGGTGTTTTCAAAAGAAACTGATACAGAAGCTTCATTAAACCTGAATGCATCAGGAGTTTAACAATCACTGTGCAAATCAAAAAACACCAAACAtacttaaaatgtgtttatatttaatagGTTCAGTATAAGATAGATTATAAAACATGGATATGAACAGAACAGCAGAACTACAGATACACAAGACAGTGAAAGGAACAAACTTGAGACATTTACATCTGGCCTCATTAATGGTCACAATTAAATGAGTTTCTAACCAATTAAAgttgcccacacacacacacacacacacacacacacgcagagagaATCAGGCCCTCGATCCGATGTTTGAGAGACAGTGCAGCATTCAGCTCAGCTCAGCAGGCCTGCGTGTCTCAAACAGGTCCTTGAGCGGAGTGCATCAGTGGTGCGGGTTGCAGACGGGCGGCAGGACCCGGCGTGAGTTGGCTTTGACCCAGGGGTGCTCCATCACGCTCCGCAGCGGCAGACGCATGGCCGGACTGTGACGCAGCAGCTTCGAGATCAGATCACGAGCGCCGTCAGAAACCAGCTTGGGAAACTGAAGATCCACCTGCAGACACATCAACACACGTCAGCTCGAGATCACTTCAATGATCTTATATTCTTCATATCTTCAAGACAAAACCTGATTTGAATTCTTGAAAACATTCTGAACCCGTTTAATCCCAGCGCTCCCGATACGGACCGTAAAAGttctcatttataaagctctgaaaaccttactgactgatgttttagtgcatttcctgcaaatatgaaaaaaataaagggtctcaatGAAATGTGCGCAGTTTTACACGATTAGTGCAGATTGTGacatgaccagagcagtttaACTCCTGTTTGCACCTTAAGATAACGGCATCAAAGCTACAAAACAAGAggctagtaaagtatgttaaaCATACGATAAAGACTTTGTCCACATTATCTTTAAGGCGTCTAGTATTAATATGAATTCACAATTATTAAATTTTGTTGAGTGCTCATTGAATGAGTAAACATGGTCACAATTGGGATTGagctttaaattaattaaaattacaattaataataataataataataataatagggatAACAGGGAATTTAAGTATACATATAAATCCAATTGCAGTTGTTAGAAAGCTGCACTAAAATGTtgcaataacaaaataaactcCAAATGTTACAAACAAGTTACAATATTGATGTTGAAATACTGGCAGCACTgatataattttacaaatgagACCGACCATAAAACAATTCATCCACACTTTTCCAACAAAAATACAaccccattaaaaaaaaaaaaaataaataaataaataattagtaatatatatatatatatatatatatatatatatataaagggtTACTATTGACACATCTGGATATTTTCATGGCTGGAAAAATTGGGATTAAACTGATTAATAAAGCACCAAAATTAAAGATTTAATTTagcccaaaaaagaaaatttaaatttaattcattaataaaataatgccgAAATAAAAACAGTTGTCCAAACAAACTGCcatttgttaaatttaaatgaagGTTTTATTAACAGAATCATTTATATTCTTTGTtgctgaaaaatatttaaacagcgGCTGAAATAACTTCCAACACgtttacacaaacattaaaGACAACAGGttcaagaaaaataattaatatataatctagttcatatatttagcaaaacaCTCCTCTCTAGAGTCATTTTCTTTGTTGCTGACTAAAGACAACTGCTGTTTCTgccaaaaaattattaaaacaatttccAGTTCCCAAGTTTTGGGAGCATCACTATTAATTAtcataaataatttcttaaagtTAGGACAACCTCAAACTTGTCTTAAACGCTCTTAAAGCATCACAACAAAACTCTAGctacatataatacatattactatTACTAGAGACGCGCACGAGTGACATGACACCAACGATTAATAAAGTAAACAATCAGTCATTCAGAAACCATCTCCGTTCACACTTCAAACGAAAACACATGTCACgtgaccattcatgcaggtacaGGTAGATCCCTGTTATTCAGATGGCGGATGCGTCTGCGTgcttggagcggtcgaatggggGGATCTACtcatacatatctatgggtacaGTAATGAGCATGATGTTGTTTACACGGTCGTCAAGGATACGCAGGGTGAATGTGGGCAGCCACACCATCGTTTacaaaagtctccgttttcaATCTCGTAAACGCCGGAGTAGTATAAACAACAGGCGCAACCGAAGCACAAGTTATGCGTTTTAAACCGCAACTGCACTCGTGTAAACGGGGCCTGGAGCTGAGGTATCGTCAGTGAATAAACGCAGACAGACCTTAGTGATGCGCTTGTATGTCTCTGTGTGGCTGGCCGTCTCGAACGGAGGGTTTCCCACCAAACACTCGTAACACAGCACACCAATGCACCACAGATCCACCTTCTCATCGTGAGTGTGGCCCTCGATCATCTCCGGCGGCAGATAGTCCAGAGTCCCGCACATCGTCCGCCGTCTGACACACAAAGCATTAAGAGTCACAACAAAACTCTAGCTgcataatacatattactatTACTAGAGACCAGTGACATGACACCAGTTATTAATAAAGGGAACAATCAGTCATGATTATTACGTGACTTCTTGCTCTATAAAACTCATTTTATAGTCAATTGGGGACCTCATTTTAAATTGGCAATTTTCTTTAGAAAAcgtaataatttgttttaagaACACACTTAAATCAAGATCCATTTGCCATATGCTTTAAGTCATGTTTTCAGAAAAAgtatcaaaatgaagtgagtttatgcttaaaacaagaatatATCAATggagtcagaaaaataaaataaaaatagtttgaaTTAAGATTccttaaacaacaacaacaaaaaaaaaccttaagtGACTTTTGCATCACAAGTAAAGCATCTTAATTTGGAACGTTGTAGTATGATATTTTCAGGATAATTGCTGAAGTTTGGTATACAGTATTGGATTACATTACCAAAAACATAAGCATTGGTCTTTTTAGTTTAataccctttaaaaaaaaaaaattacaataaaacacacaaagcTGAATAGAGTGgacaaaatgtttcaaatttgCATAATTGGgagttaatatattttctgttttattttacattaaagtgTGTAGTTTTGTTGCATATAAAGTTTTAGTTATggtagtacatcaagttaaattaaattgaagggagaaatgttgccttggcatttaactgaaattaaacttGCATTTTATGCGTTTAGATTTCAAGAATGTTTTCTTTAGTTGTTTTCGGTAACTATAACCCTGGTTTCAAACAGACGCTGTGAAGCATTGATGGAAACTAGAATTATTCATCTTGAAGTGCCTGCGATCACAAACCATGCATGCTCACGTCTGGTCTTGATTTATGAATGTTCAGAAGTTTGCACTGGAGACGCGACAAACACTGATGAAGAACGGAACGGAAGGGTCCTGGTGCATTATGGGTGTGTTACCTGAGAGACGGTGCGTGGACGGACCAGCCGAAGTCTGCGATCTTGAGTTCTCCTCGGTATCCCAGCAGAAGGTTCTCAGGTTTAATGTCTCTGTGGATCACCTTCTTCTCGTGGCAGTACAGAAGCGCGTCCGCCAGCTCCTCCATGTACTACACACACAAGAGCAGACGTCATGAGTGTGTTCCTGTGACTCACAGCACGGTTCTGGATAAACAGTCATGATTTGTGTCTCAAATAGAGATCACGACTCTGAACTAAAAATAAcgtgacaaaatgttaattgctgcagtctatttaaaagggtttaatttgaacgcattaaaatgattaaacattttaatatataacctaatgtgtgaccctggacctgGTCTTAAGTGTTTTTAAGTAATGAATAAATGATCTttacattgatgtatggtttgttaggatcggacaatatttggctgagatacaactattcgaaaatctggaatctgagggtgcaaaaaaaaaaaaaaaaatatatatatatatataaaatcacctttaaatttgtccaaatgaagttcttagcaatgcatattactaataaaaaatttaattgatatttatggtaagaaacttacaaaatatcttcatggaacatgatacttaatattctaatgatttttggcataagacatatctataattttgacccatacaatgtattgttggctattgctacaaatatacctgtgctgcttatgatttttcacattaaaatgatgataaagTGGTTTGAATaagtgattcaatgactcactcataaatacTTCCCTCGTTTCATTCCTGGATGAATCAGCATGTGAAcaaatctcttgaatgaatgattttacGAATAAATTTAACAGTCACTTGTCGCCATCTAGTGGAGAAACAGTGTAATCGACAAGCGTTGAGTGCGTTTACGTGCACCCTCTTAATGctataatgagattttggcaaTATCCTGATTaatctttacctcatgtaaacgcaatacttcgatctaaataatgcgattaagctcgatcgcagcaagcataattgTAATAACATAGGTGGTGTACGctgattttaatcaaaatatacagGCACGTAAACACCTTAAGTTGCAGTATTGCTGCTCTTTTTGACGCTCTCGGCCGCTctcaatcccataatgcaccgCACGAGCGTTTGTGCTCAACTTCCATAGGAATGAACTGAAATCGCTCGTGGGTGTCTGAACGGAGGTGGCGATCTCTTGAGGACTAATGGTGCAGCTGTAGTGTGACTCACGGTGGCGGAGCGCTGATCGTCGAAGCGTCCGCAGCGCTGCAGCTCTTTGTACATCTCTCCCCGCGGAGCGTACTCCAGGACCAGAAACACTCGCGCGTTGTCCTGGAAGTAGTTGTAGAAGCGCAGGATGTTGGGATGCCTGGAAAGTAGGGTTGAAACGATTAGTCAACATTATCaaccaataaataaaatcaaaacagtttttttcccaGAACATTTGATTGATTCTCGATTTTTAACTAGTCAACttgaaaatgtaactacaacatgattcaattaactttttctttattaacccACTAGTTAAACTAGAGAAAACTAAGAGTAACTTTAAAGGGTATTTGGCATCCGGCCTAGCGTTTCATTTTTTGTTCGGTTTCAGCTAAGAATTTATTTTGGTGCATCCCGAATCGATTACCAAACTAATGGTTTGTCGCAGGCCTACTGCAAAGAGATGCTGAAGAGCGTCTGAAGGAAGGAGAAGCAGCTGAACGCACCTGAGGTGAGACTGGATCTCGATCTCTCTCCTCAGCTGATGCTCCACACCTTCCTTCTCCATCTGAGACTTGAACAGCACCTTCAGAgccacgatgaccttcagcttCCGCTCGCGCGCCAGATACACGTTACCAAACTTGCCCTTCCCGAGCGGCCGGCCGATGTCGAAGTCCTTCATGGAGAACTTCCTGGAGGACAGAGAACAGCAGGGAATAAACACCATGTTCTTCGGTCTTGTTttacagtacaaatatctaaaccttCTTAAGtaaagatacatttactggagatgcaCAATGATATcaagtcttgttttcagaaaaatgtaATAAACCCACCCACCAAAAGGAGCAGAGTTTGtgcttaaataaaaacaaaaatctgtcaATAAATCAGGTTTTTCTGACCACAACAGATATGCGtgcttgttttaagcacaaacttaattttaaatcaatttctcTTCTTATCTGCAGTCAGTCTGATTCTCCAGTAAATGCGTCTCGATTTAAGTAGGTTTAGTTAtctgtactggaaaacaagacaataatatTGAGGAAAATCACTTTTTGCCACAGAAGTTTCataataagataaataaaaacacaaaagcatgttttaaatGGAGGGAAGAAAAAGGGCCTCTAACTCTAGCTTGTTCTGTTCTTTTACTATTATAtccgttttctttttattatataatttaacacacaaaaaaaaaaccttgctacgtatactgtgttaagctaacagacgttatagcacttgcatatcattgctcttttgttgattttgattgcttctattgtcctcatttgtaagtcgctttggataaaagcatctgctaagtgactaaatgtaaatgacttAAACTAAAAGTACAGCTTAAGTTTGAGATTAACGGTCATATAAACCACAGAACACGATTTCGTATGGTTTAACCCTGACAAATGCTTCCCCTGTATCTTGTCATTCTTTATGATTTTCTAtacattcttaaatcaatacACATTTACTGACAAATTGACAAGACAAAATCTGCCAACAGGGTCAGAAACCAACTTAACTCACTTTAGTTCTGAACACATTGGTAACTATTTTAGGATCAACTGACTTTAATTGAGGAATTTCTCTGATGTTATTGTGCACCTCAAGTCAGTGTCTCTTGATTCAATCATTTTATTACTGAACtgagatatttgtactggaaaacaagacattaAACATCACTGTGTGCAGTCTGCACATTCACACTCACAACTCTGGATTCACATGATCTTCAGCAGGAATAAAAACCATGATGGCTTAAATAAGATTCTTACAACAGACTCACTTTGTGCTTGACTTCACAGGGACTCTCCCAGGACCTGAAAGAAGACCAGAGACTGAACCAATCAAATCacagaatttaataaaaacatgcaaCAAATGGAGTGACAGCATGTGTCTGTTAGCAGTGAGATCACATCTATAATCTATAGCACTAAGAGTTCACTGTCCAGACAACAAAACGCCTCTGAAGGAGGACCATACTGCAACTTTCAACCATCAGCAGCATGTATTACTAAACAACTCGTTTAtaaagagtgtgtgtttgttgttctAGAGGTGTTACCTGTAACAGCGTGTGTGTCTGGATTCATACCGACTCTGAGAGGAACAACAGCAGCAACCtgaagcacaaacacacacaataatcagcagacgcacacacacacacacacactagtgaACGAGAGAGCAATGAGACGCTAGCGTTACTTTAACGTTACCTGTGTTTGCAGAGCTCGGGGTTCCCGGTTCTCTTTATTctgataaaaacacaaacacgtCTCAAACTCAACACACACTGATGAATAAAGCAGTTacatcaataaaacaaaaaacagctcTCAGATGGGTAACcataacaaatattaaaacatagGCCTATCTCTAATATATTATAGCTAACGTCTGAGTGGATTTAGCACTCGGTCTCGTAGCTGaacaatgacagtaaagactttaatTTGATATAGATTAGTCACCACGCAATACTAACATCTcctaaacacacatatatacgcGCTAACGTTTAAATGAGATgattaataattgtttattataCCTGCATGTTCATTGAGTTCTTGCGTCTGTGTCTCTGCTCTTCCGTTTCGCTCTTTTTCAACCGCCTGGATTTAAACTGAACACCAGCTGCATTTCTATTGGCCGAGACGCTCAAAACTCCCCGCTGATTGGCCCATGGACACGAACGCTCATTGGGCCAGGGATGTGCCAATCATTCTGAAACCGccacaaaaataaagatttaacaattttcaaaaatcatgtttttcatgtattgtgcattccagttaatctcaatcaaattgcagttgggttattttaattaggttaaaaaaagctatatatatataaaaaggtgAATAAAACcatgataacaataataataataataaaaaacaaacatgatttttgaaaattatctGTATTTGCGaatgaactcttcaaatattttaatcttATGATTTAatcaacaattaaaatataagaTATTTACAGTAAACGTACTCTACATACAATTATGCATATTGCTGTTATTGTATAAGAgaacataatgttttaaattggaATTCTgacataaaaagttgaaattatgacataaaaagtcatGTATGAGATTAAAGTCATTCATGTCATGAAATTATTACATGAAATgttgaaattatgacaaaaagtttatgaattattatgaaataaaaagtcatagttataaagtcaaaattatgaaaagccataattatgacaaaattattACTTGTCATAACTTTGTAATCTCATAatttagccttttttttttttttttacataatttaaagaACTTGTCTTGTAAATAATAACTTGCAATcttatcatttaaatattttgtcacaTGTATTTTGGAGATTTTTTCTTATGTGGTGTAAATATGCTTCCATAAATGTGTACATCTGCTTTGCATCAAACTCCTGTAGAAAAGTccataaaaattcaaataaaaatgcaaaaaaacccccataaaaatacaaagacaaCTTCAGACTGATACGACACAGACTTACAAATTCATTGaaaattcatgtttaattcCTTTATAAAAACATAGAAAAGCGAAATATCTACAAATCTCTCTATTTCTCCAGCAGAGCTCGTCTCTATCTGCACAAGACACTGTGAAATCATGATCCGACAGAACCAGTGTCTTCTTCACATCCTCCAGTCCTCAGATGAAGAATCACTCACATCGACTGCAGCGAAACCAGCAGAAAGAACTCAAAGAGAGCTGGAATCACACTGtctcacgca harbors:
- the aurkb gene encoding aurora kinase B — its product is MNMQNKENREPRALQTQVAAVVPLRVGMNPDTHAVTGPGRVPVKSSTKKFSMKDFDIGRPLGKGKFGNVYLARERKLKVIVALKVLFKSQMEKEGVEHQLRREIEIQSHLRHPNILRFYNYFQDNARVFLVLEYAPRGEMYKELQRCGRFDDQRSATYMEELADALLYCHEKKVIHRDIKPENLLLGYRGELKIADFGWSVHAPSLRRRTMCGTLDYLPPEMIEGHTHDEKVDLWCIGVLCYECLVGNPPFETASHTETYKRITKVDLQFPKLVSDGARDLISKLLRHSPAMRLPLRSVMEHPWVKANSRRVLPPVCNPHH